In Phycisphaerae bacterium, one DNA window encodes the following:
- a CDS encoding HIT domain-containing protein, producing MPEFSRNIWAPWRMEYIDQLIDESGDGCFLCRARDNPDQDAATFTLLRGETCFAILNRFPYTSGHTLIAPYAHTGDLDDLDDATLLEIMTMTRRIKRVLGEVFHAEGFNVGINLGRCAGAGLPGHLHLHVVPRWPGDTNFMPVLDNIRVIPEAIEKFYRRIREAIGGE from the coding sequence ATGCCGGAATTCAGCCGAAACATCTGGGCCCCTTGGCGGATGGAGTACATCGACCAACTCATCGACGAGAGCGGCGACGGGTGCTTCCTGTGTCGCGCCCGCGACAACCCGGACCAGGACGCTGCGACGTTTACCCTCCTTCGCGGCGAGACGTGCTTTGCCATTCTTAACCGCTTTCCTTACACCAGTGGCCACACGCTGATCGCCCCTTACGCCCACACGGGCGACCTGGACGACCTCGACGACGCGACGCTGCTGGAGATCATGACGATGACCCGGCGGATCAAGCGGGTGCTGGGCGAGGTTTTTCACGCGGAGGGTTTCAACGTCGGGATCAACCTCGGCCGGTGCGCCGGAGCGGGATTGCCCGGCCACCTCCATTTGCACGTGGTGCCGCGCTGGCCGGGCGACACCAACTTCATGCCCGTTTTGGACAACATCCGCGTGATCCCCGAGGCGATCGAGAAGTTCTACCGGCGGATCAGGGAAGCGATCGGCGGCGAATGA